Part of the Candidatus Schekmanbacteria bacterium RIFCSPLOWO2_02_FULL_38_14 genome, TCTCTATTTGTTGCAGTAATTATTCTTACATCAAGTTTGATTTTTTTATTTCCGCCTACTCTCTCTATCTCTTTTTCCTGCAAAAACCGCATCAGCTTTACCTGAAGAAGTAAAGGCAACTCTCCAATTTCATCTAGAAATAATGTCCCACCCTCAGCCATTTCAAATTTCCCTTTTTTCTGAGCATAAGCACCGGTAAAAGCACCTTTTTCAAATCCGAATAATTCACTTTCTAGTAGGTTTTCAGGAATCGCGGTACAGTTTATAACAATAAATGGTTTTTCTTTTCTAAGACTGTTATCATGGATAGATTTGGCAACTAATTCCTTACCTGTTCCACTTTCTCCTAAAATCAAGACTGTCGCATCAGTTTTTGAAACATTGTCTATAAATTTAAAGACTTCTATCATCTGTGGACAACATCCAATGATTTCCCCAAATCTGTTTTCTGATAACTCCTTTACTAACTCTTTTATGTTTTTATCCTCCAAATCATAAATATTTAATGCTCTTTTAACAATCAGCTTTAGTTCGCCTATGTTTATTGGCTTTAAATAATAATCGTGCGCACCCATTCTTATGGCTTTAAGAGCATTTTTCTCATCTTCATTTCCAGTAACCACTATAACTTTAGTTTGAGGACTAATAGTTATTATCTCATTAAGAATAGTTAATCCCTCTGTCCCCATCTCATCAAAAGGAGATAATCCTAAATCTAATATGACTATCTGAGGATTCTCATTTTTAAAAATATCAACAGAACTCTCTTTATCTTCTGCCATGAAAACCTTATACTCATCAGAAAAAGCCCATTTTAACTGCTTTTTCGCATTAGAATCATCTTCAACGATTAAAATTTTCTGCTTTTTCATTTTTGAACTATCACCTCTTAATTAAAATGGTAGATTTATGATAAATTTGGTTCCAAATCCCTCAACGCTTTTTACATCCAAACTGCCTTTATGAGCATTGATTATAGTTTTACATTGATAAAGACCTATACCTAACCCATCTTTTTTCGTAGTTTTAAATGGTTTAAAAATATATTTTTCAAGAAAATCTTTAGAAATTCCACATCCATTATCGCTAATTTCAACAGAATATTCTCCCTCTTTTTTTTCAAGAAATACCTTAATTTCACCCTCACCTTTTGGAAAAGATTGTAACGAATTTAAAAAAATATTTAAAAAAACTTTCTTTAGGGCTTTTAAATCACCTTTTATGCTATATTCTTTTTTTTCATCACCATAAATTTTAGTTAACTTTAATTTAGGATTTTTTTCAAGTTTTAATTCTTCAAAAGTCTCTTCAATTATATTCTTAATATTTACATTCTCAAATTTATATTCTAAATCTTTAGGACTTGATGAAAGTTTTATAATAAGATTATTCATTTTCCCAACAGTATCTGAAATTGTCCACAAAACATCTTTTTGAAATTCAGGATTCTCAA contains:
- a CDS encoding PEP-CTERM-box response regulator transcription factor, with protein sequence MKKQKILIVEDDSNAKKQLKWAFSDEYKVFMAEDKESSVDIFKNENPQIVILDLGLSPFDEMGTEGLTILNEIITISPQTKVIVVTGNEDEKNALKAIRMGAHDYYLKPINIGELKLIVKRALNIYDLEDKNIKELVKELSENRFGEIIGCCPQMIEVFKFIDNVSKTDATVLILGESGTGKELVAKSIHDNSLRKEKPFIVINCTAIPENLLESELFGFEKGAFTGAYAQKKGKFEMAEGGTLFLDEIGELPLLLQVKLMRFLQEKEIERVGGNKKIKLDVRIITATNRDLKTEIEKKSFREDLYYRLNVVAATLPLLRERGKDIILIAKYFVKKFCEENKLAQKFISREAEIILKNYPWPGNARELENVIKRGVIMSQKSLINPDDLKLEEKISLENSSNIKSLKQSIEEMEIKFLKGSLERNKGFIVRAAKELGISRGTLYDLIKKYNIELD